Sequence from the Irregularibacter muris genome:
ATTAAAATTTTAGCCCATTCTATAGCATATCATCATGATAGAGACTTGTCATATGATAATAAACATTTGGAAGAAGAAATTCGATTGATAGAACAAGAGGTGAACAACTTTTCTTATGAAAAATTGACAAAAATAGAAGTGAAAAAATTAAGAGCTAAATATTTTTCTAAAGATCGAATATACGAACAAGATAATGAAGAACTATTCTATCAATATATTAAAATCAAAGGGTTATTAAATAGAATTGATTATGCTGCTAGTGGATACATAGATGTTGAAGTAAAGAACGATTTTTTGATAGAGAGTTTAAGGAAGTTAATGGAAAGCTGGCAACAGCAACATTCTAATGCTGATTGGAATGAATTACAAAAATATATGTTAGCAAATAAAGACAATAATGTAATAGCCATTGCAGAAACCGGAATGGGTAAAACCGAAGCTGGGCTTTTATGGATAGGAGACAATAAAGGTTTTTTTACACTACCTTTAAAGACTGCAATCAATGCTATGTATGATAGGGTAGCTATAAACATTGTAAATGAAGGATATTCTGATAAAGTAGGTCTATTACATTCAGATACTTATAGTGAATATCTAGGTAGAGGTATGGAAGACAATGATTTAGATGAATATTTCAATAAGACGAAACAATTATCATTACCTATTACAATTTGTACTTTAGATCAAATTTTTGACTTTGTATATCGATATAGAGGTTTTGAATCAAAACTTGCAACGTTAGCATATTCTAAGATTGTAATTGATGAAGTTCAAATGTATTCTGCAGATCTTTTAGCTTATTTAATAATTGGATTATCCTATATTACAAAAATAGGTGGAAAGTTTGCTATTTTGACAGCAACTTTACCAAATATCGTAGAAGATTTACTAAAGGAGGAAGGGGTACAATTTATTCCATCAAAGACTTTTACTAATAACAATAGAATACGACATAGTGTAAAAGTAAATAAAAAACAGTTAGATATAACAAATATTATAAAACTTTATAATAAAAATAAAGTTTTGGTAATCTGTAACACTGTAAAAGAAGCACAGCGAATTTATAAAGAGTTAGATAAAGAATATGAAGTAGAAAACTTACATTTATTCCACAGTAATTTTATAAAAAAAGACCGCAAAGAAAAAGAAAATAAAATATTAGAAATAGGAGATAAAAACTCAAAGGACTATGGAATATGGATTACTACACAAGTGGTAGAAGCATCTCTTGATATTGACTTTGACATTCTAATTACAGAACTATCTGATTTAAATGGATTATTTCAAAGGATGGGTAGATGTTATAGAGGCAGAAGTTTTAAAGAGCAAGGATATAACTGTTATGTTTTTGATGGAGGCGAAAAAGATTGTAGTGGAGTAGGTTATGTTATTGATAAAGATATATTTAACTTGTCTAAAGAAGCCTTAAGAAATATTAATGGTCCATTAGGTGAAGAAGACAAAATGAATTTAGTCAGTAGCCTCTATACTACTGAAAATCTTAAGAACACGGAGTATTACAAATATATTAAAGAAAATATTAAATATGTGAAAAGCATAGAGGATTATGAGAAAGATAAAAATGAAATAAAAAAAATATTTAGAAATATTCATACACAAACAGTGATTCCTAAGGAAATATATAATGAAAATCATGAAGAGATAGAAAAAAACATTCAGATTCTTGTAAAAAATTATGATAAATCACTTAGCTCAGAGGAAAGAAAAAAACTAAAGATGAAAAAATCTATTGCTAGAATCAACTTATTGGAATTCACATTAAATGTTCCTTACTATCAAATAAATGGAAATGCTATAAATCAGGTGATAATTAATAAATATGAATCTATACCGATATTAGATTGTTATTATTCAAAGGAAACCGGAATTGAATATATTAAAAAAGAGGATATAAGTAAAAATACACAGTATGATAACTTTATTTAAATACTTCTTTTTAAGGATGATAGGATGAAAAAAATAACAGGTGTTATGATTTACTATTATTTTGTTTGCAAAAGGAAATTATGGTTTTTTGTAAATGATATTACTATGGAACAAAGTAGCGATTTAGTAGCAATGGGAAAATTAGTGGATGAAACCTCCTATAGTAGAGAAAAAAAGAATATTTTAATCGATGAAAATATTAATATAGATTTCTTGAAGGAATGGAAAGTAATTCATGAAGTTAAAAAGTCTAGAAAAATAGAAGAAGCCTCCAAATGGCAATTAAAATATTATATATGGATTTTAAAGCACAAAGGTGTTGCTATTGAAAAGGGAGTGCTTGATTATCCATTGCTAAGAAAAAGGGAAAATGTGTTTTTGCTTGAAGAAGATGAAAAAAGACTTGAAGAAATTCGTAAGGATATTGAGGAAATAATATTATTAAAATCACCACCACAAAGGATAAAAAAATCTATATGTAGAAAATGTGCTTATTATGAACTGTGTTATATATAGGAGGATAATATGGGAGAGACTTTTTATATATTCAGAGATGGGGATTTAAAAAGAAAAGATAATAATATTATAGTGAAAACCGCTGAGGGAGATAAAAAGAATTTAAAAGCTGAGGTAACAGATGAGATATATCTGTTTGGAGAAGTAGAAATGAATACCAAGCTCTTAAATTTTCTATCCCAAGAAAAGATTGTGATGCATATATTTAATTATTATGGTTTTTATAGTGGCAGTTTTTATCCAAGAGAGAGTAATGTAAGTGGGTATCTACTAGTAAATCAGGTAAAAAAATACGATGACAAAGAGAGTAGAGTGAAAATAGCACGAGAAATATTAAAAGCGGCTTCCTACAATATATATAGAAATTTGAGATACTATAATGGTAGGGGAGCAGCATTAGATAATCCAATGAAGAACATCCAAAGCTTAATAGATAAATTGGAATATTGTACAAGTATAAATGAGCTAATGGGTACAGAAGGAAATATTAGGAAAACATATTATTCTGCTTGGAATTCCATTGTAAAACAAAAAATAGATTTTACAAAGAGAGTAAAAAGACCACCAGATAATATGATTAATAGCCTGATTTCATTTGTAAATAGTCTTGTTTATACAACGGTTCTATCTGAAATATACAAGACTCAGTTAAATCCAACTATTAGTTATTTGCATGAGCCAGGAGTGAAAAGATTTTCATTATGTTTAGATATAGCAGAAATCTTTAAACCACTAATTGGAGAAAGGATGATTTTTTCACTTCTTAATAAAAATCAAATTACTGAAAAAGATTTTGAAAGAGAATCAAATTTTTTATACTTGAAGGAATCTGCAAGGAAAACTATATTGATGGAGTACGATGCAAGATTAAAACGAACTATACTGCATAGAGATTTAGGTCGTGAAGTATCCTATAGATATTTAATTAGACTAGAATGCTATAAACTTATAAAAGAAATTATTGGAGAAAAGGACTATAATGGATTTAAAATATGGTGGTGATTAGATGTATATTATTTTAATGTATGATATAGTGATGGATGAAGATGGAGCTAAGGTGCAAAGAAGGACATTTAAAATCTGTAAACGGTATTTAACCCATATACAAAATTCTGTCTTTGAAGGAAATTTATCAGAAGTAAATTTAATGAAATTAAAAAAAGAACTAGCTCAATTTATTAGAAAAGATAAAGATTCCTTTATTATATTCAAAAGCAGAGATGAAAAATGGCTGACTAAAGAATTTTTGGGAAAAGAAGATGATAAAACATCTAATTTTTTTTAATTATGGTCTGTCGACCTATAATAATGTAAAAGCATGAGGAGATAGACAATTCCTATGATTTCAAGGGTTTTGATTATATTTTTTAGGGAGTAAGCGAATAATAATATGAATTTTATCTAAAAAACTCTTTTAGACAATAATGAATAGTGAAACTGCCTAATATCAACAGGTACAGGTACACGCGTTTTAATAGAACCAAAGTGGAATGTAAATACAGAAATCGGAGACAAGATTGTAACCAAGGGTGGGTTTTAATAGAACCAAAGTGGAATGTAAATATATTGGTTAAATCTCTTAATGCTCTAGCCTTTGCTCGTTTTAATAGAACCAAAGTGGAATGTAAATGCAGAACTTTTAGAGGTGGAGCAAGTAAAACCTTTATGTTTTAATAGAACCAAAGTGGAATGTAAATGCATTACGATTGAAAGGAATAGCCTGAATTGCTTCGAGTTTTAATAGAACCAAAGTGGAATGTAAATATAAAGGTGTAGGGCAGGATGGAGCAACGTATGTAGGTTTTAATAGAACCAAAGTGGAATGTAAATTTTCTTATTAGGTTTGTTGTAACCATTCTCCCAATTGTTTTAATAGAACCAAAGTGGAATGTAAATGAAGCTGCTGTACGTCAAATTTCAGAACAAATCAACGTTTTAATAGAACCAAAGTGGAATGTAAATTTAACTAGATGCTTGTTATATGAATTTCTAAGTTCGTTTTAATAGAACCAAAGTGGAATGTAAATTCTCATACCACACCCCCTTCATGCACGACCTGTGCGTGTTTTAATAGAACCAAAGTGGAATGTAAATACTTAAAAACCTTTTAGCTCTTATCTCCTTATAGCCGTTTTAATAGAACCAAAGTGGAATGTAAATTGGTGTC
This genomic interval carries:
- the cas3 gene encoding CRISPR-associated helicase Cas3', with translation MNNYLAKSNPQETIQEHTDNLIKNYDIIQSLYPNLEINWDMLYLACLYHDLGKMNKKFQAKIETGKTIQDEIPHGILSLAFINPQELKKQGLTREEIKILAHSIAYHHDRDLSYDNKHLEEEIRLIEQEVNNFSYEKLTKIEVKKLRAKYFSKDRIYEQDNEELFYQYIKIKGLLNRIDYAASGYIDVEVKNDFLIESLRKLMESWQQQHSNADWNELQKYMLANKDNNVIAIAETGMGKTEAGLLWIGDNKGFFTLPLKTAINAMYDRVAINIVNEGYSDKVGLLHSDTYSEYLGRGMEDNDLDEYFNKTKQLSLPITICTLDQIFDFVYRYRGFESKLATLAYSKIVIDEVQMYSADLLAYLIIGLSYITKIGGKFAILTATLPNIVEDLLKEEGVQFIPSKTFTNNNRIRHSVKVNKKQLDITNIIKLYNKNKVLVICNTVKEAQRIYKELDKEYEVENLHLFHSNFIKKDRKEKENKILEIGDKNSKDYGIWITTQVVEASLDIDFDILITELSDLNGLFQRMGRCYRGRSFKEQGYNCYVFDGGEKDCSGVGYVIDKDIFNLSKEALRNINGPLGEEDKMNLVSSLYTTENLKNTEYYKYIKENIKYVKSIEDYEKDKNEIKKIFRNIHTQTVIPKEIYNENHEEIEKNIQILVKNYDKSLSSEERKKLKMKKSIARINLLEFTLNVPYYQINGNAINQVIINKYESIPILDCYYSKETGIEYIKKEDISKNTQYDNFI
- the cas4 gene encoding CRISPR-associated protein Cas4, with protein sequence MKKITGVMIYYYFVCKRKLWFFVNDITMEQSSDLVAMGKLVDETSYSREKKNILIDENINIDFLKEWKVIHEVKKSRKIEEASKWQLKYYIWILKHKGVAIEKGVLDYPLLRKRENVFLLEEDEKRLEEIRKDIEEIILLKSPPQRIKKSICRKCAYYELCYI
- the cas1b gene encoding type I-B CRISPR-associated endonuclease Cas1b; its protein translation is MGETFYIFRDGDLKRKDNNIIVKTAEGDKKNLKAEVTDEIYLFGEVEMNTKLLNFLSQEKIVMHIFNYYGFYSGSFYPRESNVSGYLLVNQVKKYDDKESRVKIAREILKAASYNIYRNLRYYNGRGAALDNPMKNIQSLIDKLEYCTSINELMGTEGNIRKTYYSAWNSIVKQKIDFTKRVKRPPDNMINSLISFVNSLVYTTVLSEIYKTQLNPTISYLHEPGVKRFSLCLDIAEIFKPLIGERMIFSLLNKNQITEKDFERESNFLYLKESARKTILMEYDARLKRTILHRDLGREVSYRYLIRLECYKLIKEIIGEKDYNGFKIWW
- the cas2 gene encoding CRISPR-associated endonuclease Cas2, whose amino-acid sequence is MYIILMYDIVMDEDGAKVQRRTFKICKRYLTHIQNSVFEGNLSEVNLMKLKKELAQFIRKDKDSFIIFKSRDEKWLTKEFLGKEDDKTSNFF